A genomic stretch from Longimicrobium terrae includes:
- a CDS encoding PEP/pyruvate-binding domain-containing protein, which produces MHALLEFPDPAATETAVSGGKGASLARLTQGGFGVPTGVIVPAESYRAFLATIPGLAELIAALTPEDATRLHAQCADIRTRLTGSPLPPAVDAALRERLPALLAGGRVSVRSSATLEDLVGAAFAGQHDTYLNVADVDDVIDAVRRCFASLWEDRAVRYRHEKGFAPDAAAMAVVIQRMVRSEVAGVAFSMNPITGALDQVVVNAAYGLGETVVSGEGGIDQFVLAKRTGDVIEQSISAKEHALVGGENGTERVAVDAERANASCLSEADLRALADMVRRVERFYAFPQDVEWALAEGDLHLLQSRPVTEFPERWTRDESAERFPSPVTPLTWDFTMDGFHESLTYSLELMGLPPFRGAWFDRFDGYVYGNQTAVQLFTAGQQVSFESMDELRGMRETLVEQYRWVQELPVTWARDLDRYLLALGRLGAVQLPALTDEQVWRQMRDIDALGRAYFLPNIAISITHGILHRTLYRLVHLLAGAEKAPVLYDALNSFSELKTSLVNGDLYRLYRLAVAEPALSSLLRDTDRRRVWDDRLLENYPRFLSAFRRFLDDHGHREVEFDTYVPTWSGQPWVVLENLRLMLMQGDVPDPATREGDLRARQSAAEREFLAAVPEELRNFSAELLRLARAYTALDDLEHYQTTRLNPLSRAAAVELGARLVKRGVLPVAEDVFFLRKRTLQRLMEEGAGDADATAEAAENRAAYEQQRATQPPRVWGQDNAPPPEGALRGLPGSPGAAEGPVCLVHGVEDFARFVPGSVLVARTTNPAWTPLFYSAVAVITESGGPLSHGAVTAREVGIPAVMAVHGALSALRDGEVVRVNGTQGAVSRL; this is translated from the coding sequence ATGCACGCACTCCTGGAGTTCCCCGATCCCGCGGCGACGGAAACGGCCGTGTCAGGCGGAAAAGGCGCGAGCCTCGCCCGACTCACGCAGGGCGGATTCGGCGTTCCCACGGGCGTCATCGTCCCGGCAGAAAGCTATCGCGCGTTCCTCGCCACCATTCCCGGCCTGGCGGAACTCATTGCCGCGCTCACGCCAGAAGACGCCACGCGGCTGCACGCCCAGTGCGCCGACATCCGGACGCGGCTCACCGGCAGTCCGTTGCCGCCAGCGGTGGACGCAGCGCTCCGTGAACGCCTCCCCGCGCTCCTGGCCGGCGGCCGCGTTTCCGTGCGCTCCTCCGCCACGCTCGAGGACCTAGTCGGCGCCGCGTTCGCCGGCCAGCACGACACGTATCTCAATGTGGCCGACGTAGATGACGTGATCGACGCCGTGCGCCGCTGCTTTGCGTCGCTGTGGGAAGACCGCGCCGTACGCTACCGCCACGAAAAGGGCTTTGCGCCCGACGCGGCGGCGATGGCGGTCGTCATCCAGCGCATGGTGCGCAGCGAGGTCGCGGGCGTGGCGTTCTCCATGAACCCCATCACCGGCGCGCTGGATCAGGTGGTCGTCAACGCGGCGTACGGGCTGGGTGAGACCGTGGTGTCGGGAGAGGGTGGGATTGACCAGTTCGTTCTCGCCAAGCGCACCGGCGATGTCATCGAACAATCCATTTCCGCCAAGGAGCATGCGCTCGTGGGCGGCGAGAACGGAACCGAGCGCGTCGCGGTGGATGCGGAGCGCGCGAACGCCTCCTGCCTGTCGGAAGCGGATCTCCGTGCGCTGGCGGATATGGTGCGGCGCGTGGAGCGGTTCTACGCCTTTCCACAGGATGTGGAGTGGGCGCTGGCGGAGGGCGATCTGCACCTTTTGCAGTCACGCCCGGTCACGGAATTCCCGGAGCGGTGGACCCGCGACGAGTCCGCGGAGCGCTTTCCCAGCCCCGTCACGCCGCTGACGTGGGACTTTACGATGGACGGCTTTCACGAGTCGCTCACGTACTCGCTGGAGCTCATGGGGCTGCCGCCGTTTCGCGGCGCATGGTTCGACCGCTTCGACGGTTACGTGTACGGCAACCAGACCGCGGTGCAGCTGTTCACCGCCGGCCAGCAGGTGTCGTTCGAGAGCATGGACGAACTGCGCGGCATGCGCGAAACGCTGGTGGAGCAGTACCGCTGGGTTCAGGAGCTTCCCGTCACCTGGGCGCGCGACCTGGACCGCTACCTGCTCGCGCTCGGCCGCCTGGGCGCGGTGCAGCTGCCGGCGCTCACGGATGAGCAGGTGTGGCGGCAGATGCGCGACATCGACGCACTGGGCCGCGCCTACTTTCTGCCCAACATCGCCATTTCCATCACCCATGGCATTCTGCACCGCACCCTATACCGACTGGTACATTTGCTCGCCGGGGCGGAAAAGGCGCCGGTTCTGTACGATGCGCTCAATTCGTTCAGCGAGCTCAAGACCAGCCTGGTGAACGGCGATCTGTATCGCCTGTACCGGCTTGCCGTCGCGGAGCCCGCGCTGTCGTCGCTGCTCAGGGACACGGACCGCCGCCGCGTGTGGGACGACCGACTGCTGGAGAACTATCCGCGCTTTCTGTCCGCCTTCCGGCGGTTTCTGGATGATCACGGGCACCGCGAGGTGGAGTTCGACACGTACGTCCCCACGTGGAGCGGGCAGCCGTGGGTGGTGCTGGAGAACCTGCGGCTGATGCTGATGCAGGGCGACGTTCCCGATCCCGCCACGCGCGAAGGCGACCTGCGCGCCCGCCAGTCCGCGGCGGAACGGGAGTTTCTGGCCGCCGTGCCCGAGGAACTGCGCAACTTCAGCGCGGAACTGCTGCGCCTGGCCCGCGCCTACACCGCGCTGGACGACCTGGAGCACTACCAGACCACGCGGCTGAACCCGCTTTCGCGTGCGGCGGCGGTGGAACTGGGGGCGCGACTGGTGAAGCGCGGCGTGCTGCCCGTGGCCGAAGACGTGTTCTTCCTCCGCAAACGCACGCTGCAACGTTTGATGGAGGAGGGTGCTGGCGACGCGGACGCCACGGCCGAAGCGGCGGAGAACCGCGCCGCGTACGAGCAGCAGCGCGCCACGCAGCCGCCGCGCGTATGGGGGCAGGACAACGCGCCCCCGCCGGAGGGTGCGCTTCGCGGGCTGCCCGGCTCGCCCGGCGCGGCGGAGGGGCCGGTGTGCCTGGTTCACGGCGTGGAGGACTTTGCGCGCTTCGTGCCCGGTTCCGTGCTGGTGGCGCGCACCACCAATCCCGCCTGGACGCCGCTTTTCTACTCCGCGGTCGCGGTGATCACGGAGAGCGGCGGGCCGCTCTCGCACGGCGCGGTGACGGCGCGCGAGGTGGGGATTCCCGCCGTAATGGCCGTCCACGGCGCCCTTTCCGCGCTGCGGGACGGCGAGGTCGTGCGCGTGAATGGAACGCAGGGTGCTGTATCCCGTCTCTGA
- a CDS encoding excalibur calcium-binding domain-containing protein, which translates to MIGTWAEPQRPIAPVAETEPIADEVDNGLAPYPAWNGYDLDCSDMDRPVRVDGPDPHRLDRDNDGVGCESR; encoded by the coding sequence GTGATCGGTACGTGGGCCGAGCCCCAGCGCCCCATCGCGCCCGTGGCGGAAACGGAGCCGATCGCCGACGAGGTTGATAATGGTCTGGCGCCCTATCCCGCCTGGAACGGGTACGACCTGGACTGCTCCGACATGGACCGTCCCGTGCGCGTGGATGGCCCCGATCCGCACCGGCTGGATCGTGACAACGACGGAGTTGGGTGCGAGAGCCGGTAA
- a CDS encoding MerR family transcriptional regulator, whose product MRTWKVGELAKQTGLTVRTLHHYDQIGLLSPSHRTAAGHRLYAEDDVGRLQQIVSLRSLGFALDDIRAVLRDGMAPLEVVRMHAARLREQIQAQQRLADRLDRVAAGLHAAIRVSPDELIHAIEETTRMEQYYTPEQMQQLNQRREILGDDRIREVEGEWPRLMDEVRTEMRAGTDPATPRVQELARRWMGLLAEFTGGDPGIERSARAVWDSESTVNGMDAAEMREMMGYIGRAKAAGPTSEPGESRS is encoded by the coding sequence ATGCGGACCTGGAAAGTGGGCGAACTGGCGAAACAGACCGGGCTGACCGTGCGCACGCTGCACCACTACGACCAGATCGGGCTGCTTTCGCCGTCGCACCGGACGGCGGCGGGGCACCGGCTGTACGCGGAGGACGACGTGGGCCGGCTTCAGCAGATTGTTTCGCTGCGCAGCCTGGGGTTCGCGCTGGACGACATCCGGGCGGTGCTGCGCGACGGCATGGCGCCACTGGAGGTGGTTCGGATGCACGCGGCCCGTCTGCGCGAGCAGATTCAGGCGCAGCAACGGCTTGCGGACCGGCTGGACCGCGTGGCGGCCGGGCTGCACGCCGCCATCCGCGTCTCTCCCGACGAACTGATTCACGCCATCGAGGAGACTACGAGAATGGAACAGTACTACACGCCCGAGCAGATGCAGCAGCTGAACCAGCGCCGCGAAATCCTGGGCGATGACCGCATCCGTGAGGTGGAGGGCGAGTGGCCGCGCCTGATGGACGAGGTGCGGACGGAGATGCGCGCCGGCACCGATCCCGCCACGCCGCGCGTGCAGGAACTGGCGCGCCGGTGGATGGGGCTGCTGGCCGAGTTCACGGGCGGCGACCCGGGAATCGAGCGCAGCGCCCGCGCCGTATGGGACAGCGAGAGCACCGTCAACGGCATGGACGCCGCCGAGATGCGCGAGATGATGGGCTACATCGGCCGCGCAAAGGCGGCGGGACCAACGTCGGAGCCGGGTGAATCCAGAAGCTGA
- a CDS encoding DUF1843 domain-containing protein encodes MVSSEPIIGPIKPYGPPIRDAVASGDTGRMRRVSDNAHRWLEEYPHHKDAGEVRAALADLDSALTRA; translated from the coding sequence ATGGTGTCCAGCGAACCGATCATCGGTCCCATCAAGCCGTACGGCCCGCCCATCCGCGACGCGGTGGCCAGCGGCGACACCGGGCGCATGCGCCGGGTGAGCGACAACGCCCACCGCTGGCTGGAAGAGTATCCCCATCACAAGGACGCCGGAGAGGTTCGCGCCGCCCTGGCCGACCTGGACAGCGCCCTCACCCGCGCCTGA
- a CDS encoding GDL motif peptide-associated radical SAM/SPASM maturase translates to METVPARFVSEHDVRSNVPVHVVWELTLACNLKCQHCGSRAGRRRQDELSTDEALALVADLAALGTREVTLIGGEAFMRRDWLQIIRAIRDHGMSPSLQSGGYRLTEEKVKAAADAGLVAAGVSIDGPPELHDRLRGVKGSFDWAMRALAAMRDNGLVASVNTQITRDVMPHLREIQERLMDVRVRNWQVQLTVAMGRAADHPEFLLQPYELLELMPLLAELYHAGEPRGLLLQAGNNVGYFGPYEHLFRGYGNEQAHYTGCQAGTTGIGIEADGTIKGCPSLPTTPYAGGNIRDTPLSQMWRESDALTFARDRTADDLWGFCRGCYYAEICRGGCNWTSHSLFGKPGNNPFCHHRALELDAHGLRERIVQVAAAPGCSFDHGEFELILEPADGAAETVNVMELARRWNGSYSADAVPAAPSYPPAHAGARPSRLRATPPMLVMCHACSRMVGPDEAWCPFCQASLKESEELHVVRMERARQASQRILELIGA, encoded by the coding sequence ATGGAAACGGTGCCGGCCCGATTCGTATCGGAACACGACGTACGCAGCAACGTTCCGGTGCACGTGGTGTGGGAGTTGACGCTTGCGTGCAACCTCAAGTGCCAGCACTGCGGCTCGCGCGCGGGCCGGCGCCGTCAGGACGAACTGAGCACGGACGAGGCGCTGGCCCTGGTGGCCGACCTCGCCGCGCTCGGCACGCGCGAAGTCACGCTGATTGGCGGCGAGGCCTTCATGCGGCGCGACTGGCTGCAGATCATCCGCGCCATCCGCGACCACGGAATGTCGCCGTCGCTGCAGAGCGGCGGGTATCGGCTGACGGAGGAAAAGGTAAAGGCCGCGGCCGACGCGGGGCTCGTTGCGGCCGGCGTATCCATCGACGGCCCGCCGGAACTGCACGACCGGCTGCGCGGCGTGAAGGGCTCGTTCGACTGGGCCATGCGCGCACTTGCCGCCATGCGCGACAACGGGCTGGTCGCCAGCGTGAACACGCAGATCACCCGCGACGTGATGCCGCACCTGCGCGAAATCCAGGAGCGCCTGATGGACGTGCGTGTCCGCAACTGGCAGGTGCAGTTGACGGTCGCCATGGGGCGCGCGGCGGACCATCCGGAGTTTCTGCTGCAGCCGTACGAGCTGCTGGAGCTGATGCCGCTGCTGGCGGAACTGTACCACGCGGGCGAACCGCGCGGCCTTCTGCTCCAGGCGGGCAACAACGTGGGCTACTTCGGCCCGTACGAGCACCTGTTCCGCGGCTACGGCAACGAGCAGGCGCACTACACCGGCTGCCAGGCGGGAACCACGGGAATCGGTATCGAGGCGGACGGCACCATCAAGGGCTGCCCGTCTCTCCCCACCACGCCGTACGCGGGCGGCAACATCCGCGATACGCCGCTGTCCCAGATGTGGCGGGAAAGCGATGCGCTGACCTTTGCGCGCGACCGCACGGCGGACGACCTGTGGGGCTTCTGCCGCGGCTGCTACTACGCCGAAATCTGCCGCGGAGGGTGCAACTGGACCTCGCACTCGCTCTTTGGCAAGCCGGGCAACAACCCGTTCTGCCATCACCGCGCGCTGGAGCTGGATGCGCACGGGCTGCGCGAGCGGATCGTGCAAGTGGCAGCGGCGCCGGGGTGCTCGTTCGATCACGGCGAGTTCGAGCTTATCCTGGAGCCGGCGGACGGCGCGGCGGAGACGGTAAACGTGATGGAACTCGCGCGGCGGTGGAACGGATCGTATTCCGCCGACGCGGTGCCCGCCGCGCCCTCGTACCCGCCGGCGCATGCGGGGGCGCGTCCGTCACGCCTGCGCGCCACGCCGCCCATGCTGGTGATGTGCCACGCCTGCAGCCGCATGGTGGGCCCCGATGAGGCGTGGTGCCCGTTCTGCCAGGCCAGCCTCAAGGAGTCAGAGGAGCTGCACGTGGTGCGGATGGAACGCGCCCGGCAGGCCAGCCAGCGCATTCTGGAGTTGATCGGCGCCTGA
- a CDS encoding lytic transglycosylase domain-containing protein, translating to MTSRPVSVSNNESRNKPVKPGATELRNDFRSLIRSRAVQALLLGTAAVQAAVGFTGGAHDNDGKLHRGVLQNAVREGVALRLAPNVVSAPARLAAATGAADGSPALALADEYRAQGYQIPDELASKIYTAAVENELPPELAFGLVRTESEFKDYATSHVGAIGLTQLMLPTAKWFKKGVTEDDLRDSDTNLRIGFRYLGELIDRYHGDVELALTAYNRGTGTVDRVLAKGGDPDNGYAGKVLGRGTE from the coding sequence ATGACCAGTAGACCCGTATCCGTGAGCAACAACGAGAGCCGAAACAAGCCGGTAAAGCCTGGCGCCACCGAGCTGCGTAACGACTTTCGCTCGCTGATCCGTTCGCGCGCGGTTCAGGCGCTGCTGCTGGGCACCGCCGCCGTGCAGGCCGCCGTGGGCTTCACCGGCGGCGCGCACGACAACGACGGCAAGCTGCACCGCGGTGTACTGCAGAATGCCGTGCGCGAGGGCGTGGCCCTGCGCCTGGCCCCCAACGTGGTGAGCGCCCCGGCCCGCCTGGCCGCCGCCACCGGCGCCGCGGACGGGTCGCCCGCGCTGGCGCTGGCCGACGAGTACCGCGCCCAGGGCTACCAGATTCCCGACGAACTGGCCTCCAAGATCTACACCGCCGCGGTGGAGAACGAACTGCCGCCGGAACTGGCCTTTGGCCTGGTGCGCACGGAAAGCGAGTTCAAGGACTACGCGACCAGCCACGTGGGCGCCATCGGCCTTACGCAGCTCATGCTGCCCACCGCCAAGTGGTTCAAGAAGGGCGTCACCGAAGACGATCTGCGCGACTCCGACACCAACCTGCGCATCGGCTTCCGCTACCTGGGCGAGCTGATCGACCGCTACCACGGCGACGTGGAGCTGGCGCTGACCGCCTACAACCGGGGCACCGGCACGGTGGACCGCGTGCTGGCCAAGGGCGGCGACCCCGACAATGGCTACGCCGGCAAGGTCCTGGGCCGCGGCACCGAGTAG
- a CDS encoding indolepyruvate ferredoxin oxidoreductase subunit alpha yields MPYVIAEPCIGTKDASCVEVCPVDCIYEADAQYYINPDECIDCGACEPECPVQAIFPDTDVPPEWTDYIAKNRELSGI; encoded by the coding sequence ATGCCCTACGTGATCGCCGAGCCGTGCATCGGGACCAAGGACGCGAGCTGCGTCGAGGTGTGCCCGGTGGACTGCATCTACGAGGCTGACGCGCAGTACTACATCAACCCCGACGAGTGCATCGACTGCGGCGCCTGCGAGCCCGAGTGCCCCGTGCAGGCCATTTTTCCCGACACGGATGTGCCGCCGGAGTGGACGGACTACATCGCCAAGAACCGCGAGCTGTCCGGCATCTGA
- a CDS encoding alpha/beta hydrolase family protein: MPAFTRTDFEIRAADGGPPIRGDVRVRAGLRPTAAVVICHGFKGFRGANFFPNLARAAAQRGFAAVTFDFSRNGLGDDGVDFSALDRFAQQTHSRNVAEIRAVLDAVSSGTILPRTPRRIGLMGHSRGGGEAVLAAADDPRVDALATWAAIGDVASRWKPEQIATWRAGGTVEVENTRTRQMMPVGPAYWADWEQNQQRLDIPAAAARLSIPWLIVHGDADATVTVEEGHALFDAAGDEAELLVVEGGDHTFGSKHPYAGATPELRTAADATLEWFSTHLA; encoded by the coding sequence ATGCCCGCGTTCACCCGCACCGACTTCGAGATCCGCGCCGCGGACGGCGGCCCGCCCATCCGCGGCGACGTGCGCGTGCGCGCGGGGCTGCGGCCCACCGCGGCGGTGGTCATCTGCCACGGCTTCAAGGGCTTTCGCGGCGCCAACTTCTTTCCCAACCTGGCGCGGGCGGCGGCGCAGCGGGGCTTCGCGGCGGTCACGTTCGATTTTTCGCGTAACGGGCTGGGCGACGACGGGGTGGATTTCTCCGCGCTGGACCGCTTTGCCCAGCAGACGCACAGCCGCAACGTGGCCGAAATCCGCGCCGTGCTGGACGCCGTCTCCAGCGGCACGATCCTTCCCCGTACGCCGCGGCGCATCGGGCTGATGGGGCACTCGCGCGGCGGCGGCGAAGCGGTCCTAGCCGCGGCGGACGATCCGCGGGTGGACGCGCTCGCCACCTGGGCCGCCATCGGCGACGTCGCCTCGCGGTGGAAGCCGGAGCAGATCGCCACCTGGCGCGCGGGCGGCACAGTGGAGGTGGAAAACACGCGGACCAGGCAGATGATGCCCGTGGGTCCCGCGTACTGGGCGGACTGGGAGCAGAACCAGCAGCGGCTCGACATTCCCGCGGCGGCGGCGCGGCTGTCCATTCCGTGGCTGATCGTGCACGGCGACGCGGATGCGACCGTGACGGTGGAGGAGGGGCACGCGCTCTTTGACGCGGCGGGCGACGAGGCGGAACTGCTGGTGGTGGAGGGCGGTGACCACACCTTCGGGTCGAAGCACCCGTACGCGGGCGCCACGCCGGAGCTGCGGACCGCCGCCGACGCCACGCTGGAGTGGTTTTCCACTCACCTGGCCTGA
- a CDS encoding DR2241 family protein — protein sequence MSDAREDRGGHAPAGVAEARAALLAWVDEAGHDGREFLEARLRRTGEGRYEIRHCRDEFRTLDTVAFVSGDPFAAREIAQTTFAGEHRPLKTAPSLRQGWALVDLDGPGLWTALEYLYPACAVHWHAGRTNSLRVTHWREVAARQTGMYGAVKLLPPQVVRNTVRACCGDAVCLRRVAWSVDAQTPLDMPSEGEVTGDAPVPCPEACSMFISFARQVLVQERSPRFELAGLGRLGAEEISQVREIVASAATGTVGLAREGEFSEPTNSRRMRYLALRLAEEKERIGDLAAPELPCEGCPKAVPCRGCPMAA from the coding sequence GTGTCTGACGCGCGCGAGGACCGCGGCGGGCACGCGCCCGCCGGCGTCGCCGAGGCCCGCGCCGCCCTGCTGGCCTGGGTGGACGAGGCGGGGCACGACGGCCGCGAGTTTCTGGAGGCCCGCCTGCGCCGCACGGGCGAGGGGCGATACGAAATCCGCCACTGCCGCGACGAGTTCCGCACGCTGGACACCGTCGCCTTCGTCAGCGGCGATCCGTTCGCCGCGCGGGAGATTGCGCAGACCACGTTCGCGGGCGAGCACCGGCCGCTCAAGACGGCGCCGTCGCTGCGGCAGGGGTGGGCGCTGGTGGACCTGGACGGCCCCGGGCTGTGGACCGCGCTGGAGTACCTGTACCCGGCCTGCGCCGTGCACTGGCACGCGGGGCGGACGAACTCGCTGCGGGTGACGCACTGGCGCGAGGTCGCCGCGCGGCAGACGGGGATGTACGGCGCGGTCAAGCTGCTGCCGCCCCAGGTGGTGCGGAACACCGTGCGCGCCTGCTGCGGCGACGCCGTCTGCCTGCGCCGGGTGGCGTGGAGCGTGGACGCGCAGACGCCGCTGGACATGCCCTCCGAGGGCGAGGTGACGGGCGACGCCCCGGTGCCCTGCCCCGAAGCCTGCTCCATGTTCATCTCCTTTGCCCGGCAGGTGCTGGTGCAGGAGCGCTCGCCCCGCTTTGAACTCGCCGGGCTGGGCCGCCTGGGGGCGGAAGAGATCTCGCAGGTGCGGGAGATCGTCGCCTCCGCCGCGACGGGAACCGTGGGGCTGGCGCGCGAAGGCGAGTTCAGCGAGCCCACCAATTCCCGCCGCATGCGCTACCTGGCTCTGCGGCTGGCGGAGGAAAAGGAGCGCATCGGCGACCTGGCCGCGCCGGAGCTTCCGTGCGAAGGCTGTCCCAAGGCCGTTCCCTGCCGCGGCTGCCCCATGGCGGCCTGA
- a CDS encoding CbiX/SirB N-terminal domain-containing protein: MQALIIIGHGSHLNAESSAPVYRHAAAIRATGAFDEVRECFWKEEPSMREVFDLVEADEVYVVPLFISEGYFTEEVIPRELGLDGPAPSVTRKLGKTIHYAGPVGTHPGMASMILRRAEETAGLSDEQARGAGLIIIGHGTERNSNSAEVIYRVSREADEAAVFGHVRTGFLDQEPEVGEVLESMEEDRVVLVPFFVAEGWHTQETIPDDLGINRPAVSTVTEKDGKVIFYAPPVGTFPEVGDIVLQRAREAGARVPAGLSVEAAGV, translated from the coding sequence GTGCAGGCATTGATCATCATCGGCCACGGGTCGCACCTGAACGCCGAGAGCAGCGCACCCGTCTACCGCCACGCCGCGGCCATCCGCGCCACCGGCGCGTTTGACGAGGTGCGCGAGTGCTTCTGGAAGGAAGAGCCCTCCATGCGCGAGGTGTTCGACCTGGTGGAAGCCGACGAGGTGTACGTCGTTCCCCTCTTCATCTCCGAAGGCTACTTCACGGAAGAAGTCATCCCCCGTGAACTGGGGCTGGACGGGCCCGCGCCCTCCGTCACCCGCAAGCTGGGCAAGACCATCCACTACGCCGGCCCCGTGGGCACGCACCCCGGCATGGCGTCCATGATCCTGCGCCGCGCCGAAGAAACGGCGGGGCTCTCGGACGAGCAGGCGCGCGGGGCGGGGCTCATCATCATCGGGCACGGCACGGAGCGCAACAGCAACTCGGCGGAGGTCATCTACCGCGTGAGCCGCGAGGCGGACGAAGCCGCCGTTTTCGGCCACGTGCGCACCGGCTTTCTGGACCAGGAGCCCGAAGTGGGGGAGGTGCTGGAGTCGATGGAAGAGGATCGCGTGGTGCTGGTTCCCTTCTTTGTCGCCGAGGGATGGCACACGCAGGAAACCATTCCCGACGACCTGGGGATCAACCGCCCCGCGGTGAGCACGGTGACGGAAAAGGACGGCAAGGTGATCTTCTACGCGCCGCCGGTGGGCACCTTTCCGGAAGTGGGCGACATCGTCCTGCAGCGCGCGCGCGAAGCCGGCGCCCGCGTTCCCGCCGGGCTGTCCGTGGAGGCCGCCGGTGTCTGA
- a CDS encoding DMT family transporter has protein sequence MDERDGATELGAEATGPVPGWGWTESSLALMVCVWGVNFAVVKDALRVFDPLGFNALRFAIASVLVYGVLRARGEAGLPARADAPRVIALGLLGNVIYQMCFILGLDRSAAGHSALILALTPVMTAFLSLATGHEQPGGRTWGGAALSITGIALVSGAGLGAQGRAGLVGDGILLAAAIAWAAYTVGARPIVARYGSVRTTAWTLWVGAAGLIPAGIPALRAQRWAAVTPGAWGGLAFSAGFAISLGYLIWYRGVERIGNTRTAIFSNLTPIVALAAGAVILRERPSTLALAGAALTLVGVMVVRTDPGSRRRAAG, from the coding sequence ATGGACGAGCGGGACGGGGCGACGGAACTGGGCGCGGAGGCGACGGGGCCGGTGCCGGGGTGGGGGTGGACGGAAAGCTCGCTGGCGCTGATGGTGTGCGTGTGGGGCGTGAACTTCGCCGTGGTCAAGGACGCGCTGCGCGTATTTGATCCGCTGGGCTTCAACGCGCTGCGCTTCGCCATCGCCTCCGTGCTCGTGTACGGCGTGCTGCGCGCGCGGGGCGAGGCCGGGCTTCCCGCCCGGGCAGACGCGCCGCGGGTGATCGCGCTGGGGCTGCTGGGCAACGTCATCTACCAGATGTGCTTCATCCTGGGGCTGGACCGCAGCGCGGCGGGCCACAGCGCGCTGATCCTGGCGCTCACCCCGGTGATGACGGCGTTTCTCTCCCTCGCCACCGGGCACGAGCAACCGGGCGGCCGCACCTGGGGCGGCGCGGCGCTTTCCATCACCGGCATCGCGCTGGTGAGCGGCGCCGGCCTGGGCGCGCAGGGACGCGCGGGGCTGGTGGGCGACGGCATCCTGCTGGCCGCGGCGATCGCGTGGGCGGCGTACACGGTGGGCGCGCGTCCCATCGTGGCGCGATACGGATCGGTGCGCACCACGGCGTGGACGCTGTGGGTGGGCGCCGCGGGGCTCATCCCCGCCGGCATTCCCGCCCTCCGCGCGCAGCGGTGGGCCGCGGTGACGCCGGGCGCGTGGGGCGGACTCGCCTTTTCCGCCGGGTTCGCCATCAGCCTGGGATACCTGATCTGGTATCGCGGCGTGGAGCGGATCGGCAACACGCGAACGGCCATCTTCAGCAACCTGACGCCGATCGTGGCGCTCGCCGCGGGGGCCGTCATCCTGCGGGAGCGCCCGTCCACGCTGGCCCTGGCCGGCGCGGCGCTCACCCTGGTCGGGGTGATGGTCGTCCGCACGGACCCCGGCTCGCGGCGCCGCGCTGCGGGATGA
- a CDS encoding HAD-IA family hydrolase produces the protein MSGLKAVLLDIDGTLMDSNDEHAHAWVDALAEFGHTVEYGRVRRMIGMGGDKVLPELTGIEEDTDEGTRIKDRRGEIFRERYLPTLKPFPHAADLLRRFGDEGLTLVVATSASKTDMKGLLKQGGLEKLMDEKTSSSDADASKPDPDIVQAALKRGGCEPGEALMLGDTPYDIEAANKAGVRCIALTCGGWREDELKDAVAVYRDPADLLARFDESPFARG, from the coding sequence GTGAGCGGCCTCAAGGCGGTGCTGCTGGACATCGACGGCACGCTGATGGACAGCAACGACGAGCACGCCCACGCCTGGGTGGATGCCCTGGCCGAGTTCGGCCACACGGTGGAGTACGGGCGCGTGCGGCGGATGATCGGCATGGGCGGCGACAAGGTTCTCCCCGAGCTGACGGGAATCGAGGAGGACACGGATGAGGGAACGCGCATCAAGGACCGCCGCGGCGAGATCTTTCGCGAGCGCTATCTCCCGACGCTGAAGCCGTTTCCGCATGCGGCCGACCTGCTGCGCCGCTTTGGCGACGAGGGGCTCACGCTCGTCGTGGCCACCTCCGCCAGCAAGACGGACATGAAGGGGCTGCTGAAGCAGGGCGGGCTGGAGAAGCTGATGGATGAAAAGACGTCGTCCAGCGACGCCGACGCGTCCAAGCCGGATCCTGACATCGTGCAGGCGGCGCTGAAGCGCGGCGGGTGCGAGCCGGGGGAAGCGCTCATGCTGGGAGACACGCCGTACGACATCGAGGCGGCCAACAAGGCGGGCGTGCGCTGCATCGCGCTCACCTGCGGCGGCTGGAGGGAGGATGAGTTGAAGGACGCGGTTGCGGTCTACCGCGATCCCGCCGATCTTCTGGCGAGGTTCGACGAGTCGCCGTTCGCCCGCGGATAG